A single region of the Chelmon rostratus isolate fCheRos1 chromosome 5, fCheRos1.pri, whole genome shotgun sequence genome encodes:
- the tbx1 gene encoding T-box transcription factor TBX1 isoform X2, producing the protein MDDGGPLSPKANAFSIASLISAAEQAGNAAFDKQSAGLDKPDLHNHSSFKMHYSTVTREMEAFTTSSLSSLNTPGGYHLSPSPGDPYSQHESHFEPCPAAQHSYNYPGSNPGQAPPSDGGTPNCSSSSSNSTPNGKTIVKKNPKVANINVQLEMKALWDEFNQLGTEMIVTKAGRRMFPTFQVKIFGMDPMADYMLLMDFLPVDDKRYRYAFHSSSWLVAGKADPATPGRVHYHPDSPAKGAQWMKQIVSFDKLKLTNNLLDDNGHIILNSMHRYQPRFHVVYVDPRKDSEKYAEENYKTFVFEETRFTAVTAYQNHRITQLKIASNPFAKGFRDCDPEDWPRNHRPGSLPIMSAFARTRNPMSSPPQQNGTEKEDSRREYERDPSGTPIHADPAHQLMSRVLSPALPVPGGLHAVPLTSGRPSPPHDLRSDPHSLPPDTLHHHPYKYPTTYEHYLGAKTRPSPYPLPSIRGHTYHHHMNPATANMYSATSGPSNYDYGPR; encoded by the exons ATGGACGACGGCGGTCCCCTCTCTCCAAAGGCAAATGCTTTCAGTATTGCCTCTCTGATTTCGGCTGCAGAGCAAGCAGGAAACGCAGCGTTTGACAAGCAGAGCGCCGGCCTGGACAAGCCAGACCTGCACAACCACAGTTCCTTTAAAATGCACTACAGCACTGTCACCCGGGAAATGGAAG CCTTCACGACGAGCAGCCTGAGCAGCCTCAACACGCCGGGGGGCTACCACCTCTCTCCGTCCCCCGGGGACCCCTACAGCCAACATGAGTCCCACTTCGAGCCCTGCCCGGCCGCCCAGCACAGCTACAACTACCCGGGGTCTAACCCGGGCCAGGCCCCGCCGAGTGACGGCGGGACTCCGAACTGCTCCTCGTCGTCCTCCAACTCCACACCGAACGGCAAAACTATAGTGAAGAAGAACCCCAAAGTGGCCAACATTAACGTCCAGCTGGAGATGAAAGCTTTATGGGACGAGTTTAATCAGCTTGGCACGGAGATGATCGTCACCAAGGCTGGCAG gagAATGTTTCCAACTTTCCAAGTGAAAATATTTGGGATGGATCCCATGGCAGACTACATGCTCCTGATGGACTTCCTGCCTGTAGACGACAAACGTTACAG GTACGCTTTCCACAGCTCATCGTGGCTGGTGGCCGGTAAAGCGGACCCCGCCACACCGGGAAGGGTTCACTACCACCCGGATTCTCCGGCCAAAGGCGCGCAGTGGATGAAGCAGATTGTCTCTTTTGATAAACTCAAACTCACCAACAACCTGTTGGATGATAACGGCCAT ATCATTTTGAACTCCATGCACCGCTACCAGCCCAGGTTTCATGTGGTTTACGTGGACCCCCGCAAGGACAGCGAGAAGTATGCCGAGGAGAATTacaaaacttttgtttttgaggaAACCCGCTTCACAGCGGTCACAGCATACCAGAACCACCGG ATCACACAGCTGAAGATAGCCAGCAATCCCTTTGCAAAGGGCTTCAGGGACTGTGACCCAGAGGACTG GCCCAGGAATCACAGGCCAGGCTCTCTGCCAATAATGAGTGCCTTTGCCAGAACAAGAAACCCAATgtcatctcctcctcagcagaACGGCACAGAGAAAG AGGACAGTAGGCGGGAGTACGAGCGAGACCCCAGCGGCACACCCATACACGCCGACCCGGCTCACCAACTGATGTCCCGGGTCCTCAGCCCTGCCTTGCCCGTCCCGGGAGGTCTCCATGCCGTCCCACTCACCAGTGGCCGACCCAGCCCTCCTCACGACCTTCGGTCAGACCCCCACTCTTTACCCCCGGACACCCTTCACCACCACCCTTACAAGTACCCCACCACCTATGAACACTACCTGGGAGCCAAGACCAGGCCATCGCCCTATCCTTTACCCAGTATCAGAGGACACACATACCACCACCACATGAACCCAGCCACAGCTAACATGTACTCAGCCACCAGTGGCCCCTCCAACTATGACTACGGGCCCAGATAA
- the tbx1 gene encoding T-box transcription factor TBX1 isoform X1 has product MDDGGPLSPKANAFSIASLISAAEQAGNAAFDKQSAGLDKPDLHNHSSFKMHYSTVTREMEAISSPWLTQLSHFCDVAAFTTSSLSSLNTPGGYHLSPSPGDPYSQHESHFEPCPAAQHSYNYPGSNPGQAPPSDGGTPNCSSSSSNSTPNGKTIVKKNPKVANINVQLEMKALWDEFNQLGTEMIVTKAGRRMFPTFQVKIFGMDPMADYMLLMDFLPVDDKRYRYAFHSSSWLVAGKADPATPGRVHYHPDSPAKGAQWMKQIVSFDKLKLTNNLLDDNGHIILNSMHRYQPRFHVVYVDPRKDSEKYAEENYKTFVFEETRFTAVTAYQNHRITQLKIASNPFAKGFRDCDPEDWPRNHRPGSLPIMSAFARTRNPMSSPPQQNGTEKEDSRREYERDPSGTPIHADPAHQLMSRVLSPALPVPGGLHAVPLTSGRPSPPHDLRSDPHSLPPDTLHHHPYKYPTTYEHYLGAKTRPSPYPLPSIRGHTYHHHMNPATANMYSATSGPSNYDYGPR; this is encoded by the exons ATGGACGACGGCGGTCCCCTCTCTCCAAAGGCAAATGCTTTCAGTATTGCCTCTCTGATTTCGGCTGCAGAGCAAGCAGGAAACGCAGCGTTTGACAAGCAGAGCGCCGGCCTGGACAAGCCAGACCTGCACAACCACAGTTCCTTTAAAATGCACTACAGCACTGTCACCCGGGAAATGGAAG CCATATCCAGTCCGTGGCTGACGCAGCTGTCCCATTTTTGCGATGTTGCAGCCTTCACGACGAGCAGCCTGAGCAGCCTCAACACGCCGGGGGGCTACCACCTCTCTCCGTCCCCCGGGGACCCCTACAGCCAACATGAGTCCCACTTCGAGCCCTGCCCGGCCGCCCAGCACAGCTACAACTACCCGGGGTCTAACCCGGGCCAGGCCCCGCCGAGTGACGGCGGGACTCCGAACTGCTCCTCGTCGTCCTCCAACTCCACACCGAACGGCAAAACTATAGTGAAGAAGAACCCCAAAGTGGCCAACATTAACGTCCAGCTGGAGATGAAAGCTTTATGGGACGAGTTTAATCAGCTTGGCACGGAGATGATCGTCACCAAGGCTGGCAG gagAATGTTTCCAACTTTCCAAGTGAAAATATTTGGGATGGATCCCATGGCAGACTACATGCTCCTGATGGACTTCCTGCCTGTAGACGACAAACGTTACAG GTACGCTTTCCACAGCTCATCGTGGCTGGTGGCCGGTAAAGCGGACCCCGCCACACCGGGAAGGGTTCACTACCACCCGGATTCTCCGGCCAAAGGCGCGCAGTGGATGAAGCAGATTGTCTCTTTTGATAAACTCAAACTCACCAACAACCTGTTGGATGATAACGGCCAT ATCATTTTGAACTCCATGCACCGCTACCAGCCCAGGTTTCATGTGGTTTACGTGGACCCCCGCAAGGACAGCGAGAAGTATGCCGAGGAGAATTacaaaacttttgtttttgaggaAACCCGCTTCACAGCGGTCACAGCATACCAGAACCACCGG ATCACACAGCTGAAGATAGCCAGCAATCCCTTTGCAAAGGGCTTCAGGGACTGTGACCCAGAGGACTG GCCCAGGAATCACAGGCCAGGCTCTCTGCCAATAATGAGTGCCTTTGCCAGAACAAGAAACCCAATgtcatctcctcctcagcagaACGGCACAGAGAAAG AGGACAGTAGGCGGGAGTACGAGCGAGACCCCAGCGGCACACCCATACACGCCGACCCGGCTCACCAACTGATGTCCCGGGTCCTCAGCCCTGCCTTGCCCGTCCCGGGAGGTCTCCATGCCGTCCCACTCACCAGTGGCCGACCCAGCCCTCCTCACGACCTTCGGTCAGACCCCCACTCTTTACCCCCGGACACCCTTCACCACCACCCTTACAAGTACCCCACCACCTATGAACACTACCTGGGAGCCAAGACCAGGCCATCGCCCTATCCTTTACCCAGTATCAGAGGACACACATACCACCACCACATGAACCCAGCCACAGCTAACATGTACTCAGCCACCAGTGGCCCCTCCAACTATGACTACGGGCCCAGATAA